The Deltaproteobacteria bacterium nucleotide sequence GATGTCGTTCAGTATGCGGTCCTGGGGTTGATCTCGGCGCGGACCGACGGCGCACATGGCTACCAACTCAAGATCGAGTTCGACGCCCTCTACGGGGAGTTCTGGAGCCTCAACTACGGGCAGCTCTATAGAACTCTCGACCGTTTGGAGCGAGCCGGTCTCATCGGGGGCACCGAACAGTTCCAGAGTGGGCGGCCGAGCCGCAAGGTGTATAGAATCACCGCAAGCGGCCGTCAAAGTCTAGACGATTGGCTGCTACTACCGCCGACGTACGAGCCTCGCCCCCTGCGCGACGAGCTCTCCGTGAAGTTGCTCTTTCTGACCGACGCGAAGCACAACGAGACGCTCGCACTGATCAGGAGCCAGCGGGCAATCTACCTCCAACACCTGGCGCGTCTCACGAAGCGTCGGTCGGTGCTCGAGGAAGCCGGGCAGGGCGACTCTTTCGTGACGCGGTTGCTGCTCGTTCAGGCTGACATGCGGGTGCGAGCCGATCTGGCGTGGCTGGACCTCGTGGAGCAGGAGCTGCTCCAGCGGAGCGGGAAGCCCAGCTCTACCTCCCGCCCGGCCTTGTCTCGCCCCCGATGATACGCTTCGCAAACGTCAGCAAGGTATTCGGCGAGGGTCCCACACAGGTTGACGCGCTGCGCGACCTTTCCCTGGACGTTCCGGCCCGTCAGTTCTGCACGATCATGGGGCCGAGCGGTTCGGGTAAGAGCACGGTGCTACATCTGGTCGCCGGCCTTACGAAGCCAACCGAGGGCGAGATCTACCTCGGCGACCAACCGCTCTCCCGGATGACGGAACGTGACGCAGCCTTGATGCGTCGGCGCGAACTCGGGTTCATCTTTCAATTCTTCCACTTGATCCCCTACCTCGACGCCGAGGAGAACGTGGCCCTACCGCTCCTACTTGACGGGCATTCGTTCAGCGCCGCACGCGAGCGAACGGAGCGAACGCTGACGCTCGTGGACCTGATTCATCGGCGACATCACAAGCCAACCGAGCTATCGGGCGGGGAGATGCAGCGCATGGCGATCGCGCGCGCCCTGGTCACGAGCCCGCGCGTGATCCTCGCCGACGAGCCGACCGGAAACCTCGATTCCACGGCGACCCATGCGATCATGCGCCTCCTGCGGCGAGGCAGTGAGGAGATTGGCGTCACGGTGCTCATGGTGACCCACGACCCCGTGTGCGCCTCGTACGGCGATCGCGTGGTCCGCCTTGTGGATGGGCGGATCGTCGAGGACATCGACGTAAGCGAACGGCAGGCCCCTCAAGACGATGAGGCCGTGGGCAGCGTCTTGACCCTCCCGAGGGAACCATGATGGGTACCGGCCAAAGCGCCACCCACCCGCGCCCTGCCGTCGCGGTGGCATTGGAGCCTCGTTTCTGCGCCAATAACGTGGTCGACCTGACGGCGGGCTGCAGCTTCAGCTGCATTTACTGCCCCTTCGCCGCGATCGGAGCGCGCCAACGGGGAGTGTCGCGCCCCACGCCGCTGGACCTTTCAGAGCTTGGGCGTCTTCCGGTGCCGCCGTCTGTGTTCCTGAGCCCCGCCAGCGATGCCTTCGCACCACAGGCCGTCGGCACTACCCACGCGCTTCTCGCCTACCTTCTCCCGCGTGGCACGACGATCGGCATCGTTACGAAGGGGGTCATCCCCGAGCGCACGCTGGCGCTGCTCGCGAACTACCGTCCGCAGATCGAGGGCATCGCGGTGGGCGTGACGAGCCTCGATGAACGCCGGAATCGTACCCTCGAGCCGGGCTGTCCTGCGGCGTGCGAACGGTTGGCCAATCTGGACCACCTGGCTGCGCACGGGCTGCCCGCCGCCCTTCGGTTGGACCCGCTGTTCCCGATCGTCGATGACGAGCCAGTAGCGCTGCGCGCACTCGTGCAGGAAGCTGCGTCCCGAGGTGCCTACGCGATCACCGCCACGTACGTCTTCACGTGGGGACGCTACCTGCGCCGGCTGAGGCGAGAACCTCTGCTCGTCGAGTCAGTCCAATTGCTGACGGAGCGGGCGCCGATGGAGGGCGGTGTCGCGTTCAGCGTACCGCTCGCGCACAAGCTGGAAACCTATGGCCGCCTCGCGGAGATGGCGGGCGAATACGGCCTTTGGTTCAACACCTGCGGCTGCAAGGACCTTCGGGTGCGGCAAAGCGGGCGTGTCTTCGCAACCTGCCGCAACGTGCTTTTCCTC carries:
- a CDS encoding ABC transporter ATP-binding protein, which translates into the protein MIRFANVSKVFGEGPTQVDALRDLSLDVPARQFCTIMGPSGSGKSTVLHLVAGLTKPTEGEIYLGDQPLSRMTERDAALMRRRELGFIFQFFHLIPYLDAEENVALPLLLDGHSFSAARERTERTLTLVDLIHRRHHKPTELSGGEMQRMAIARALVTSPRVILADEPTGNLDSTATHAIMRLLRRGSEEIGVTVLMVTHDPVCASYGDRVVRLVDGRIVEDIDVSERQAPQDDEAVGSVLTLPREP
- a CDS encoding PadR family transcriptional regulator, translating into MSGSGADRWSTLQLGSAPMVTDVVQYAVLGLISARTDGAHGYQLKIEFDALYGEFWSLNYGQLYRTLDRLERAGLIGGTEQFQSGRPSRKVYRITASGRQSLDDWLLLPPTYEPRPLRDELSVKLLFLTDAKHNETLALIRSQRAIYLQHLARLTKRRSVLEEAGQGDSFVTRLLLVQADMRVRADLAWLDLVEQELLQRSGKPSSTSRPALSRPR